A genomic segment from Sphingopyxis sp. DBS4 encodes:
- a CDS encoding asparagine synthetase B family protein — MSFWVRIEIGSQGRAPIDEREGSAGFASGSARVWSGVPLISLGGRGCVAGYLFRRDHPCGRIFVLDEDAIDKAIATHGASLLTDYWGGYVALVESDNGDVHVMRDPSGLLPCYVRHGQDITRLASDMTELAKPGTATVNFNVLAKWFASIDALGRQTGIAGIEELLPGERLTVTETGTRTSLAWSPWDHFPSRYRRSFADDVDALRAAVKMSVGAWTTCFDSILLGVSGGVDSSIVAAAAMPRTPGLRLLTFVEAGTEGDERRYAEALAVKLGASLAARDFDLATVDITKPTLPHFPVPLALPIFQAIETTHRDEERCKPIGAFFTGNGGDNVFCNMHSAAPLADRLIANGPTPGAWLTARDLTDLTGSSIAEVARCGWQRLRDRREPHLIRFDLMGLTPRAATAAIAEDDRHPWLAAPPGALPGQKAYVAMQARGQKSVELYPRRGRAPQIAPLLSQPIAELCLSIPTWHSVQGGRDRAVARSAFAVDLPPLIADRRTKGSPQGFLRRIFDAQLPAILDLLRGGRLVDAGIIDPLFIDRAGEGVWRDDGRDLRILTFCAAETWVRWWEGGGASNDSTAAE, encoded by the coding sequence ATGAGCTTCTGGGTCCGGATCGAGATTGGGTCTCAAGGCCGGGCTCCGATCGACGAACGCGAAGGCTCCGCAGGTTTTGCGAGCGGCTCCGCGCGCGTCTGGAGCGGGGTGCCGTTGATCTCGCTTGGCGGCCGCGGCTGCGTAGCAGGCTATCTTTTCCGTCGGGACCACCCATGCGGCCGCATTTTCGTTTTGGACGAAGATGCGATCGATAAAGCAATCGCGACGCACGGCGCGTCTTTACTCACCGACTATTGGGGTGGTTATGTCGCGCTAGTCGAAAGCGACAACGGCGATGTCCATGTGATGCGGGATCCCTCGGGCTTGCTTCCCTGTTATGTCCGTCATGGTCAGGACATCACTCGCCTCGCCAGCGACATGACCGAGCTTGCGAAGCCAGGAACGGCCACCGTCAATTTCAACGTTCTTGCGAAGTGGTTTGCGAGTATCGATGCCCTCGGCCGCCAGACCGGTATCGCCGGGATTGAAGAGCTTCTTCCCGGCGAGCGCCTGACAGTGACCGAAACAGGAACGCGCACCAGCCTCGCTTGGTCGCCGTGGGACCATTTTCCAAGCCGTTACAGGCGCAGCTTCGCCGACGACGTCGACGCTTTGCGCGCGGCCGTCAAAATGTCGGTGGGCGCATGGACTACTTGCTTTGACTCGATACTGCTCGGCGTCTCGGGCGGGGTCGACAGCAGCATCGTTGCAGCCGCTGCAATGCCGAGAACGCCGGGGCTTCGGCTTCTCACATTTGTCGAGGCCGGCACCGAAGGAGACGAGCGGCGCTATGCCGAAGCTCTCGCTGTCAAGTTGGGCGCGTCTCTCGCCGCCCGTGATTTCGATCTCGCGACGGTCGATATAACCAAACCAACGTTGCCACACTTTCCAGTCCCACTCGCACTGCCGATCTTTCAGGCGATCGAGACCACACACCGGGACGAGGAGCGTTGCAAACCGATTGGCGCCTTTTTTACTGGCAACGGCGGCGACAATGTCTTTTGCAACATGCACAGCGCCGCGCCACTTGCCGACCGGCTGATCGCGAATGGCCCGACGCCAGGTGCGTGGCTTACGGCGCGGGACCTCACCGATCTCACTGGTTCGTCCATCGCCGAGGTCGCCCGCTGTGGCTGGCAGCGGCTCCGCGATCGCCGAGAACCGCACCTGATCCGCTTTGACTTGATGGGCCTTACGCCGCGAGCCGCCACCGCTGCGATCGCCGAAGATGATCGCCATCCCTGGCTTGCGGCACCTCCTGGCGCGCTGCCAGGTCAAAAAGCCTATGTCGCAATGCAGGCCCGCGGACAGAAGAGCGTCGAGCTTTACCCGCGGCGGGGGCGCGCCCCACAGATCGCACCGCTTCTCTCGCAACCAATCGCCGAACTGTGCCTATCGATCCCGACCTGGCATTCCGTGCAGGGCGGCCGCGATCGCGCGGTGGCGCGATCGGCCTTTGCGGTCGACCTCCCGCCGCTGATTGCAGACCGCCGGACGAAGGGAAGTCCGCAAGGGTTTCTGCGCCGTATCTTCGATGCACAACTGCCGGCCATCCTGGACCTTCTACGCGGCGGGCGCCTTGTCGATGCCGGAATTATCGACCCCCTTTTTATTGACCGCGCTGGCGAGGGAGTATGGCGTGACGATGGGCGCGATCTTCGCATCCTGACCTTCTGCGCCGCCGAAACCTGGGTACGCTGGTGGGAAGGTGGCGGTGCATCGAACGACAGCACCGCCGCCGAATAG
- a CDS encoding lasso peptide biosynthesis B2 protein produces MSAIITDLAAKDALSRIDRSEARASLRTGLRIRPQLRVRLIGSRYVFLDLTRSRYFLLEGVGAERFASFCDETANDDDIVWLRERLIIEIGAPLAPPTLPFPPARSVFDTPPPRARPWLVAEALAEQNIARRRVRHETLAELLKPAEACTFDPDACRTIAAACRAAARYRSAVDQCLPNALAMRKMLGRRGIGADLVIGVMLPFAAHCWLQSGDLVLSDPFGSVQNFHPLVAT; encoded by the coding sequence ATGAGTGCCATCATCACCGATTTGGCGGCGAAGGACGCCCTTTCTCGCATCGACCGGTCCGAAGCGCGTGCATCGCTTCGCACCGGCCTGCGCATCCGCCCTCAATTGCGGGTACGCCTGATCGGTTCCCGCTATGTGTTCCTCGACCTGACCAGGAGCCGCTATTTCCTGCTCGAAGGGGTGGGCGCCGAGCGCTTTGCTTCCTTTTGCGATGAGACCGCAAATGACGACGACATTGTCTGGCTGCGAGAGCGACTTATCATAGAGATTGGGGCACCGCTCGCGCCCCCGACCCTCCCATTTCCTCCTGCTCGCAGCGTTTTCGATACGCCGCCGCCGCGCGCGCGTCCGTGGCTTGTTGCGGAAGCGCTCGCCGAGCAAAATATCGCGCGCCGCCGCGTGCGCCATGAAACACTCGCCGAGTTGCTGAAACCCGCGGAGGCTTGCACATTCGATCCCGACGCCTGCCGCACGATTGCCGCCGCCTGCCGCGCCGCCGCGCGCTACCGATCGGCTGTCGACCAGTGCCTCCCCAATGCGCTCGCAATGCGCAAAATGCTCGGGCGCCGCGGCATCGGCGCAGACCTGGTCATTGGCGTAATGCTGCCGTTTGCGGCGCATTGCTGGCTGCAGTCTGGCGACTTGGTGCTGAGCGACCCGTTCGGGAGCGTACAGAACTTCCACCCGTTGGTCGCCACATGA
- a CDS encoding FAD-dependent oxidoreductase, whose amino-acid sequence MRHVAIVGSGPAGYYTAEALQKAEDIAIDVIDRLPVPYGLIRTGVAPDHQSIKAVSRRYEGVALTDNVRFVGHVSVGGDVGIDELTDLYDAVVLATGAPHDRPLDIPGADRPGVIGSAAFVGWYNGHPDFAALDPPLDAPGVVVIGNGNVALDVARILAKTPAEFAGSDIVAHARDALSASAVREIHILGRRGPHQIAMTPKELGELGHLERASPRVDPADLPPEGDDAMLEPGMRKSVTHLRSFAANPVAKPVTIDFDFFAMPVAIEGNGRAQRVIVERTELDADLRSHGTGETYAIEAGLVVSCIGYQTPPIPGVPYEHGRGRFASDEGRILPGLYAVGWARRGPSGTIGTNKPDGARIAELVLEDIGRGAGKAGRAGLDALLASRGVAPVTFRDWRRIEAAEVAAAIDGNPREKFTSVEAMLAAIGR is encoded by the coding sequence ATGCGTCATGTCGCGATCGTCGGGTCGGGTCCGGCGGGCTATTATACCGCCGAAGCCTTGCAAAAGGCCGAGGATATCGCGATCGACGTCATCGACCGGCTGCCCGTCCCCTATGGGCTGATCCGCACCGGGGTCGCCCCCGACCATCAGTCGATCAAGGCGGTGTCGCGCCGCTACGAAGGCGTCGCCCTCACCGACAATGTCCGCTTCGTCGGCCATGTCTCGGTCGGCGGCGACGTCGGCATCGACGAACTCACCGATCTTTACGACGCGGTCGTGCTCGCGACCGGCGCGCCGCACGACCGGCCGCTCGACATCCCCGGCGCCGACCGGCCGGGGGTGATCGGCAGCGCCGCTTTCGTCGGCTGGTACAACGGCCATCCCGATTTCGCGGCGCTCGACCCACCGCTCGACGCGCCGGGCGTGGTGGTGATCGGCAACGGCAATGTCGCACTCGACGTCGCGCGCATTCTTGCCAAGACCCCGGCCGAATTCGCGGGCAGCGACATCGTCGCCCATGCGCGCGACGCGCTGTCGGCAAGCGCGGTGCGCGAGATTCACATCCTCGGCCGCCGCGGCCCGCACCAGATCGCGATGACCCCCAAGGAGCTTGGCGAGCTCGGCCATCTCGAACGCGCAAGCCCGCGCGTCGACCCCGCCGACCTGCCGCCCGAGGGCGACGACGCGATGCTCGAACCCGGCATGCGCAAGTCGGTGACGCATCTGCGCAGCTTCGCCGCCAATCCGGTCGCCAAGCCGGTGACGATCGACTTCGATTTCTTCGCCATGCCGGTCGCAATCGAAGGGAACGGCCGCGCCCAGCGCGTCATCGTCGAACGGACCGAACTCGACGCCGATCTCCGCAGCCACGGCACCGGCGAGACCTATGCGATCGAGGCTGGGCTGGTCGTGAGCTGTATCGGCTATCAAACCCCGCCCATTCCTGGGGTCCCCTATGAGCATGGCCGCGGCCGCTTCGCGAGCGACGAGGGGCGCATCCTGCCCGGCCTCTACGCGGTCGGCTGGGCGCGGCGCGGACCGTCGGGGACGATCGGCACCAACAAGCCCGACGGCGCGCGGATCGCCGAGCTGGTGCTGGAGGATATCGGCCGCGGCGCCGGCAAGGCGGGGCGCGCGGGGCTCGACGCGCTGCTCGCCAGCCGCGGCGTCGCGCCGGTAACTTTCCGCGACTGGCGCCGGATCGAGGCGGCCGAGGTCGCTGCCGCGATCGACGGCAACCCGCGCGAGAAATTCACCAGCGTCGAGGCGATGCTCGCCGCGATCGGGCGGTGA
- a CDS encoding RNA polymerase sigma factor, whose product MVRASDQTAAQHWETGIWRKPAVPLVPPGFSVVSSCTCGDRAPPRHPFSVSSACHAHPADRPPPVDQQPEARHDLDAMYRTHRTSLFHFLRRKAGSDEAPDLVQEVFARAAGSAQRHQLVNPGGFLRRIAQNLLIDRARRQKSARATFFPLREDSDGATPAAQEWNLDAADLLRLYEAAVDAMPPKTRRVFLMHRVDELSYREIHELLGISIATVEYHMMKALGRISKVVDGGR is encoded by the coding sequence ATGGTTCGCGCGAGCGACCAAACGGCGGCACAGCACTGGGAGACGGGCATCTGGCGAAAGCCGGCTGTCCCGCTCGTGCCTCCGGGATTTTCTGTCGTGTCTTCCTGTACCTGCGGCGACCGTGCCCCGCCGCGTCACCCGTTCTCGGTGTCGTCGGCCTGCCATGCGCATCCCGCCGATCGTCCGCCGCCCGTCGATCAGCAGCCTGAAGCCAGGCACGATCTGGACGCGATGTATCGGACGCATCGCACGTCGCTCTTCCATTTCCTGCGCCGCAAAGCGGGATCTGATGAAGCGCCGGACTTGGTGCAGGAAGTCTTCGCGCGCGCCGCGGGGAGCGCGCAGCGTCACCAGCTCGTCAATCCGGGCGGGTTTCTTCGCCGTATCGCCCAAAATCTTCTGATCGATCGAGCGCGGCGCCAGAAGTCCGCGCGAGCGACCTTCTTTCCGCTTCGCGAAGACAGCGACGGCGCGACGCCTGCCGCGCAGGAATGGAACCTCGATGCCGCGGACTTGCTGCGGCTGTACGAAGCTGCCGTTGACGCCATGCCGCCAAAAACGCGGCGCGTCTTTTTGATGCACCGGGTGGACGAACTCAGTTATCGCGAGATACATGAACTGCTTGGCATCAGCATCGCGACGGTGGAATATCATATGATGAAGGCGCTCGGACGAATCTCGAAGGTGGTGGACGGAGGCCGATGA
- a CDS encoding FecR domain-containing protein, with amino-acid sequence MTKTSGGDYPVDEVAQAWLIKMRGEDAGALRGEFEAWLLESADHGEAYRRAERRMAALAVLKTSQRHGTSHVEARRGRVRGWLPWGAAATAIALLIVAIGAGGASLPGQPGSGSIARAAEPLITQRGEIRSFRLADGSSATLDTDSRLDVVFGDGDRSVRLIKGRVRLSIARQDIPLRIDAGRGTTIANNAEIDLSLDEAGTVSTVLRHGEAALRTDARVGPATALSQGKTRTYRRDGKLQLEVARASGIPASWPEGWAEYRSIRLDQLVAEANRYAVIPIVIDDTASAALEVSGRFRLSETDAFAERIASLFGLSVERSANAIRLRRR; translated from the coding sequence ATGACCAAGACAAGCGGCGGCGACTACCCCGTCGACGAGGTAGCCCAGGCTTGGCTGATCAAAATGCGCGGCGAGGATGCCGGCGCGCTGCGCGGAGAGTTTGAAGCGTGGCTCCTCGAATCGGCCGATCATGGCGAAGCCTACCGCCGCGCCGAACGCCGCATGGCAGCCTTGGCCGTTCTCAAAACATCGCAGCGCCACGGAACCAGCCATGTCGAAGCGCGGCGGGGCCGGGTTCGCGGCTGGCTGCCATGGGGCGCCGCCGCGACCGCAATCGCACTCCTGATCGTAGCCATCGGGGCTGGAGGGGCCTCCCTTCCCGGCCAGCCGGGCAGCGGCTCGATCGCGCGCGCCGCCGAACCCCTGATTACGCAGCGCGGCGAGATCCGCTCGTTCCGGCTTGCCGACGGCTCGAGCGCGACGCTCGACACCGACAGCCGACTGGACGTCGTGTTCGGAGACGGCGACCGAAGCGTCCGCCTGATCAAGGGCCGGGTCCGTCTTTCCATCGCCAGACAGGATATCCCGCTTCGTATTGACGCGGGGCGAGGCACGACAATCGCGAACAATGCCGAGATCGATCTGAGCCTCGACGAGGCCGGAACGGTCAGCACAGTCCTCCGGCACGGCGAAGCCGCACTGCGCACAGACGCGCGAGTCGGTCCGGCGACGGCGCTGTCACAGGGAAAGACGCGGACCTATCGGCGTGATGGCAAGTTGCAGCTCGAAGTTGCCCGCGCGTCTGGCATTCCTGCAAGCTGGCCCGAAGGCTGGGCCGAGTATCGTTCGATCAGGCTCGACCAACTGGTTGCCGAGGCCAATCGCTATGCCGTTATCCCGATCGTGATCGACGATACGGCAAGCGCAGCACTTGAGGTTTCTGGCCGTTTCCGTCTCAGCGAGACCGATGCCTTCGCCGAACGGATCGCAAGCCTGTTCGGTCTCAGCGTCGAACGCTCGGCGAACGCCATCCGTTTGCGCCGCCGCTAA
- a CDS encoding GntR family transcriptional regulator: MSPAHVFEPTYEAIKRRLMTGEWATGTRIEAARLADDLGVSVTPVRDSLYRLNGERMVDFMPGEGFHVHRLSETEFRDLLELHLILLLAALATAPKGSAASVPADQPYPDRVADLFLAIAERSSNSEIVASIAAIGDRLQLSRHFDAAILADVNAEYDAIAHAVADAEPQAQVRNLLLGYHERRAHEAASYARTIAGHPGRQP, from the coding sequence ATGAGCCCCGCGCATGTGTTCGAGCCGACCTATGAGGCGATCAAGCGTCGACTGATGACCGGAGAGTGGGCGACCGGCACCAGGATCGAGGCCGCCCGTCTTGCCGACGACCTCGGAGTCAGCGTGACCCCGGTGCGCGACAGCCTCTACCGGCTCAATGGCGAGCGAATGGTCGATTTCATGCCGGGCGAGGGCTTTCATGTGCATCGGCTAAGCGAGACGGAGTTTCGCGACCTGCTCGAGTTGCACCTGATCCTGCTGCTCGCGGCGCTCGCAACGGCACCAAAGGGGTCGGCAGCGTCGGTCCCCGCTGACCAGCCCTATCCCGATCGCGTCGCTGACCTGTTCCTGGCTATCGCCGAACGCTCGTCGAACAGCGAGATCGTCGCCAGCATTGCGGCGATTGGAGACCGGCTTCAGCTATCGCGTCATTTCGATGCCGCGATCCTCGCCGATGTCAACGCGGAGTATGATGCGATCGCCCACGCTGTCGCCGATGCCGAGCCGCAGGCGCAAGTTCGCAACCTCCTGCTCGGCTATCATGAGAGGCGCGCGCATGAAGCGGCCAGCTACGCCCGAACGATCGCCGGTCATCCAGGTCGACAGCCATGA
- a CDS encoding prolyl oligopeptidase family serine peptidase, producing MAGSLMLGCASAIAFLLSSPANAMVGKVDGNPDADAGINREAARRWTLADQLTVPRLWSVAIAVDGKSAAYVTRVADAVSDTTLSRLTLVDLESGSSRELLRAPWIDQLRRIPGSAAWSALIDRGDGVQLYRIEPGGHIAPIVTHPATARFGDVEDRILPGYAHAPLTIGVRAYSWSPDGRRLFFVTLDSVSDERQILIDEKVSDQRGLRRQLGQATASIYLRAPDGKVTLIARRPRSDRTTIASKGDVIWTEKDLRYPVKEVDPGGGERRVTMAWSFAEGRAREVASTRDYVYWQMRGPRGGQLASDGLGDTREIVEVGDDGRRHSYGRFPFSIGHGATFGGLRASDGSQTVVNIRSLDDPRFGIGVIDRRGVRPIWGNGSLTKCDFAPTLAVAACLAEGQSLPPSLVTVDIASGRVRTVASISPEHEKVAPLHVTPRSWTNRYGHKVTGYVVWPRDYEKGQRYPAIVVNHGNDADQRFALQDNQWEYPVQTLAERGYVVLLINEASSQLNADLRAADQAWGLQRTTLPPERMRELLWLTGAASFEDAVSELADEGIIDRERVGIAGYSRGSQLVNVAMTQSNVFRAASSGDGAYLEPVYEPDMPDSYRAVFGGPPFDPKVLPNYLALSPSLRASVACGAILQQVAAPHTGAIDFYKALRKAGVPAQISLFPGEGAASDETHVFHIPSNRMAAMEENIAWFDYWLLGKRDRASPFAERYAEWDEMKAALPDRCR from the coding sequence ATGGCTGGAAGTCTCATGCTCGGCTGCGCCTCAGCAATCGCATTTCTGCTTTCATCGCCTGCCAATGCGATGGTCGGCAAGGTCGATGGAAATCCGGATGCGGACGCAGGAATAAATAGGGAGGCAGCGCGTCGCTGGACGCTTGCCGACCAGCTCACCGTGCCCCGGCTCTGGTCGGTGGCGATCGCTGTAGATGGCAAAAGTGCCGCATATGTGACGCGCGTGGCCGATGCCGTCAGCGACACGACCCTCTCGCGCCTGACGTTGGTCGATCTGGAAAGCGGCTCAAGCCGCGAGTTGCTTCGCGCGCCCTGGATCGACCAGTTACGCCGCATTCCGGGGAGCGCCGCCTGGAGCGCGTTGATCGATCGAGGCGATGGCGTGCAGCTTTACCGGATCGAACCCGGTGGCCATATTGCGCCGATCGTCACCCATCCCGCTACCGCGCGTTTTGGCGATGTCGAAGACCGGATATTGCCAGGTTATGCGCATGCTCCGCTCACGATCGGGGTGCGCGCCTACAGCTGGTCGCCTGACGGGCGCAGGCTGTTCTTCGTCACGCTCGACTCCGTAAGCGATGAGCGCCAGATCCTAATCGATGAGAAGGTGAGCGACCAACGCGGATTGCGGCGCCAACTGGGTCAGGCGACCGCGTCGATTTATCTCCGTGCTCCCGACGGGAAGGTCACATTGATCGCGCGCCGTCCGCGCAGCGACCGGACGACGATAGCGTCTAAGGGCGACGTTATCTGGACGGAGAAAGATCTTCGCTATCCTGTTAAGGAGGTTGACCCGGGCGGCGGCGAACGACGCGTGACGATGGCCTGGTCCTTTGCCGAAGGGCGCGCACGCGAGGTCGCATCGACGCGCGATTATGTCTATTGGCAGATGCGGGGGCCGCGCGGCGGACAATTGGCATCCGATGGCCTTGGCGACACGCGTGAGATCGTCGAGGTCGGCGACGACGGTCGGCGGCACAGCTATGGCCGGTTCCCATTCTCGATCGGCCACGGCGCCACCTTCGGTGGCCTGCGGGCATCCGACGGAAGCCAGACGGTCGTCAATATTCGCTCGCTTGACGATCCGCGGTTCGGAATCGGGGTGATCGACCGGCGGGGCGTGCGGCCCATATGGGGTAACGGCAGTCTCACCAAATGCGACTTCGCCCCGACGCTCGCAGTCGCGGCCTGCCTTGCCGAAGGGCAGTCGCTGCCGCCGTCGCTTGTCACCGTCGATATCGCGTCAGGGCGGGTACGGACTGTTGCCTCGATATCGCCTGAGCATGAGAAGGTTGCTCCCTTGCACGTCACGCCGCGCAGCTGGACCAATCGCTACGGCCACAAGGTTACTGGCTATGTCGTCTGGCCGCGCGATTATGAGAAAGGTCAGCGCTATCCTGCGATCGTGGTCAATCATGGCAATGATGCCGACCAGCGTTTTGCCCTGCAGGACAACCAATGGGAATATCCCGTCCAGACGCTCGCCGAGCGCGGTTATGTCGTGTTGCTCATCAACGAGGCGAGCAGCCAGCTGAATGCCGACCTTCGCGCGGCCGACCAGGCGTGGGGCCTTCAACGCACCACGCTCCCGCCAGAGCGGATGCGGGAACTGCTCTGGCTCACGGGCGCTGCAAGCTTCGAGGATGCCGTCTCTGAACTGGCCGATGAAGGCATTATCGATCGCGAGCGTGTTGGGATTGCGGGATATAGCCGCGGTTCGCAGCTGGTGAACGTGGCCATGACCCAGTCAAATGTTTTTCGCGCGGCATCCAGCGGCGACGGTGCCTATCTCGAGCCGGTCTACGAACCGGACATGCCGGATTCCTATCGTGCCGTTTTCGGAGGGCCGCCATTCGATCCCAAGGTTTTGCCAAACTATCTCGCGCTCTCCCCATCACTCCGCGCAAGCGTGGCATGTGGTGCCATCCTCCAGCAGGTCGCGGCGCCGCACACCGGCGCGATCGATTTCTACAAAGCGCTTCGCAAGGCCGGCGTTCCGGCCCAGATCAGTCTGTTCCCGGGCGAGGGCGCCGCATCGGACGAAACGCACGTCTTTCACATCCCTTCGAACCGCATGGCGGCGATGGAGGAAAATATCGCGTGGTTCGATTATTGGTTGCTCGGCAAACGCGATCGGGCGTCTCCGTTCGCGGAGCGCTATGCCGAGTGGGATGAAATGAAGGCGGCGCTACCGGATCGCTGCCGCTAG
- a CDS encoding TonB-dependent receptor: MLKKSRSLVALLVGSAACLSPAVALAKQQQRQSYDQPAQDLGDALRSVAKTANVELYASSRDLEGKTAPLLKGVLTTREAIEALLKDSGLTARFEAGSVIISQSAVAPLAASNDEPIIVTGSRIAGVAPAAPVIRITSEDIRTAGQNDLGEVARSLPQNFGGGQNPGIGNGQGAGNENANVNGASTFNLRGIGPNATLTLLNGNRFAYTGVSSVIDVSAIPVSAVERVEIVADGASAIYGADAVAGVVNIILKSDYDGASAMARVGASTDGGNVQQQYGLLGGTRWRSGGVIAAYDYSRSTAIFAGDRSYTGTANPASTLFPTQQRHSLLISGHQALGTSVTLSADMLYKSSRNHAVTGFTLTADPRTSGIDAATRSEIFGVAPTLKVEIGGDWTFKTSGFFGTDRTAGVTKLFAGGAEIASFDRSFFNRNLAVEGGFQGPLFALPAGDIRLAIGAGARRNQLKTGGAVGDLVKRRDAIFAYGEIHLPITAPAQDLAGLHRLSLTGALRFEDYSDSKGILTPKLGLVWEPAGMLRLGVSWGRSFKMPTLLQQYSGYSAVLAPAARYGAGLPAGATVLYAAGSDSRIGPERSENWTLSAQLTPADGLEITAAWFDIDYRDRVATPFASSLGALDNPIFADSIVRAPTAAFQGEIINDALPPFQNASGAAYDPANVVAFLDLRDRNIARQRYRGADLSLRYQIAFGGGDLTLTAAGTLLRSRQQLRPDALVTRLAGTLFHPARFRARGGASWSTDRVSLAAFVSHSAAITDVRRSPAATVRGLTTVDLNGEVEVGRGTRVSLAALNLFNAKPAPIVTTSAADTPYDTTNYSPAGRFLGITVRQEW; the protein is encoded by the coding sequence ATGTTGAAAAAGTCCCGTTCGTTGGTAGCGCTGCTGGTCGGCAGCGCCGCCTGTCTTTCGCCGGCGGTGGCACTGGCCAAGCAGCAACAGCGCCAGTCTTACGACCAACCTGCGCAGGATCTCGGTGACGCGCTGCGCAGCGTCGCCAAGACCGCCAACGTCGAACTATATGCTTCGTCGCGCGATCTTGAAGGAAAGACAGCGCCGCTCCTTAAAGGCGTGCTGACGACGCGCGAGGCGATCGAGGCGCTGCTGAAGGACAGCGGGCTCACAGCAAGATTCGAAGCCGGCTCGGTTATCATTTCGCAGAGTGCAGTGGCGCCCCTGGCTGCTTCGAACGACGAGCCTATCATCGTGACGGGTTCCCGGATCGCCGGCGTTGCTCCCGCCGCGCCGGTCATTCGGATAACCTCCGAAGATATTCGCACAGCCGGCCAGAATGATCTCGGCGAAGTCGCGCGCAGTCTGCCGCAGAACTTCGGGGGCGGTCAGAATCCCGGCATCGGAAATGGACAGGGCGCGGGCAATGAAAATGCCAACGTCAACGGCGCCTCGACTTTCAACCTGCGCGGGATTGGTCCCAACGCGACGCTGACGTTGCTCAACGGCAATCGCTTTGCCTACACCGGCGTGTCATCGGTAATCGACGTCAGCGCAATCCCGGTGTCGGCGGTTGAACGTGTCGAAATCGTCGCCGACGGAGCATCAGCAATCTATGGCGCGGACGCGGTAGCAGGCGTCGTCAATATCATCCTGAAAAGCGATTATGACGGTGCGTCCGCGATGGCGCGTGTCGGTGCCTCGACCGACGGCGGGAACGTCCAGCAGCAATATGGTCTGCTCGGTGGCACGCGCTGGAGGTCTGGCGGTGTGATTGCCGCCTATGATTATAGCCGGTCGACCGCTATTTTTGCTGGCGACCGTTCCTATACCGGCACCGCGAACCCTGCGAGCACCCTCTTTCCTACGCAGCAGCGACATTCCTTACTGATCAGCGGACATCAGGCGCTTGGCACGAGTGTGACGCTGTCGGCAGACATGCTGTACAAGAGTAGCCGCAACCACGCGGTAACGGGATTCACCCTTACTGCCGATCCGCGCACATCGGGGATCGACGCGGCAACTCGCTCGGAGATTTTCGGCGTTGCGCCGACGCTCAAAGTGGAAATAGGGGGCGACTGGACTTTCAAGACCAGCGGCTTCTTCGGCACGGATCGAACTGCCGGGGTGACCAAGCTATTCGCGGGCGGCGCCGAAATCGCGAGTTTCGATCGGAGCTTCTTCAACCGCAATCTCGCGGTCGAGGGAGGATTCCAGGGCCCGCTGTTCGCGCTTCCGGCAGGCGATATTCGGCTTGCGATCGGAGCCGGAGCGCGCCGTAATCAGCTAAAGACAGGCGGCGCGGTTGGCGATCTTGTGAAGCGGCGCGATGCGATCTTTGCTTATGGGGAAATTCATCTGCCGATCACGGCCCCGGCGCAGGACTTGGCGGGGCTGCATCGACTGTCGCTCACTGGCGCGCTGCGCTTCGAGGATTATTCGGACTCTAAGGGTATCCTCACGCCCAAGCTCGGACTGGTGTGGGAGCCCGCCGGCATGCTTCGGCTCGGGGTCTCGTGGGGCCGCTCTTTCAAAATGCCGACACTATTGCAGCAATATAGCGGCTATTCGGCGGTTCTCGCGCCCGCGGCACGGTACGGGGCCGGTCTTCCCGCCGGCGCGACGGTGCTTTATGCCGCTGGTTCCGACAGCCGGATCGGCCCCGAGCGCTCGGAAAACTGGACACTGAGCGCGCAACTCACACCTGCGGACGGTCTGGAAATTACCGCGGCCTGGTTCGACATCGACTATCGCGACCGCGTGGCAACGCCGTTCGCATCGTCGCTTGGCGCCCTCGACAATCCGATCTTCGCGGACTCAATTGTTCGTGCGCCGACCGCGGCGTTTCAGGGCGAGATCATCAACGACGCCTTGCCTCCATTCCAGAATGCGAGCGGAGCGGCCTATGATCCGGCGAATGTTGTCGCCTTTCTCGATCTGCGCGATCGCAACATCGCTCGGCAGCGCTATCGCGGTGCCGACCTGTCGTTGCGCTACCAAATCGCCTTCGGTGGCGGCGACCTGACGCTCACCGCGGCGGGCACCCTGCTGCGCAGTCGCCAGCAGCTCCGTCCCGACGCGCTTGTGACTCGGCTTGCTGGAACGCTCTTCCACCCGGCGCGCTTCCGCGCACGCGGCGGTGCGAGCTGGTCGACCGACCGTGTGTCGCTCGCGGCCTTCGTCAGCCATTCGGCAGCGATCACCGACGTGCGCCGGTCGCCTGCGGCGACGGTGCGCGGCCTTACCACCGTCGATCTTAACGGAGAGGTCGAAGTCGGGCGTGGGACGCGAGTATCGCTCGCCGCTTTGAACCTCTTCAATGCGAAGCCAGCGCCGATCGTGACGACTTCGGCCGCCGACACGCCTTACGACACAACGAACTATTCACCCGCTGGTCGCTTCCTCGGCATTACCGTGCGGCAGGAGTGGTGA